The Pagrus major chromosome 1, Pma_NU_1.0 genome includes the window AGATTTTCTAGACTACAGTGATGAAcggaaatacaaaataaatttgACAGCCCACAGATTAAATCCAGCCTCGGTGTCTGGTCTCCTGTGTTAACATTTTATCGAGGATCAAATTGTACCCAGCAAGACAGTTGTTGCACAAATAAAGCCACACAAGGATTATTCTTGCTTGACCATAAACTGCAAAGATAAACAAGAATGACAGTTCATAAGTACATCTAAACATTTAGTTTATCATTAGGGAAAAAGAGAGTTAAATCACATATTCTTTATGATAAGGCAGTTTAGCATTCAGTCTTTACAAAGTGAGAATCCCACCACTGCTCTGACTCTAACGAGTGTGTCAGTTTCCTACAGAATGATTGCTGCTTATAGACAGATGTGATGGTAACCTAATCCTCTCTTTGTGCTTTGAGCCATTTCTCTAGAGCGAGCTCTCGCTTCACCAGAGGTCAAAAGAGAGGGCGCCTGGTGGTGGAACAAACTGCACTGGTAAAGAAGACACACAGTAACAAAAATGTGTTGGGggaaacaatcaatcaatacacaaataaaacatcttgtttGTCAGGAATGTAACCACATAGCTGCACTTCCTGTAATGTGCCGGAAGAGGACGGACTGTTTGAGTCTTGTGTAGGTCAATCCATCTCTGACAGATGATGTGTGGGGCACATAGAAAGCAAAGGAGGGCTTTAACGTGAAGCCACTGGAACCTGTGACAACTTAGATGTCCCATTAAGTTAACGTACAGGCTCTGAGGCTGCATTCAGACAAACAATACTACTGCAAAGTCAAAGATATGCAGCCTCATTCATTTCAGTGGGATGGATGCATTGGCCCAGTACTCCCAGTACTGATGGAATACTTTGTAACAGGGTAACTCTTCTATTTCGTAACGGAGAATAGCATGATTGCGACCATGATAACTTTCTACAGTAAAATGCTGCTACTTTTGTGTTTGATCAGCCTTTAAACTCACTCACTTCCCCGTTCTcaccaaggaacctaaaaaaagaagaaagagtcGTTACTTCACTGAGTCttgctttggggccagactgtggtgtcagctgtattgcAGTCTAAGAGAGATGCATGTAGAAAcccactaaaacccaacataacTCCTTCGTGTGACTTCTGGAGAAGACAGTGAAAGAAGAGAGTAAGTTAATGACTGATTTCATTttccaaatgattgacagggctgataatatTGTGACCAAACGGCAATGACACCGCAAAGGAAATCGAGGAACGAACAACGTGCCGATCAGTCATTAACCTGCTCTCTGCAGTGTGTTCTCACATTTTTgggaggcatttcttcatcactGAATCAgaagattcagtgacgtaatgaccctttcttcttttttaggttccttggttGATGTTTCTTCTGTGGCACCTGTAGCAACATACTTGCATTATTTAACCCAGTGTTATTTTTGGTCAAATTTCTCTAGGCTCTGTGGCCCAACCAGAGTCGCAAATCAACCGATTCAAAACAGAAGAAAGCTGAAAAAGATTAATGCTCTGTGTAGCTCAGCAGATAGCTCATCATCAGAGCACGAGGAAAGATAATACATCCTCAGTCAAACACAGAAGAACAAATGCAATTCATGTAATATTGCTTTTACGTGAGATCACATCAAAAGTACTGCATGGCAAATAATAACTTGATATTTAGGATGTGTTTGTACTTTATGCTCTTATTTTCTTAGGGCTTACATTTCATCTTTGATATTCATCATTGCAGATCAAACGCATTTACGTTGCCTTCCAGTGACAATATTCAGCCTGAAGACAGTTTGGTAGCCTCGAGTCTCACACAGTTTATACTCCCAGTGCACCTACCAACAGTTTATCAACCTACAAATACTTAATACAAAGTACAATCTATATAAATGACACAAGTTTAACTGTGAAATCACCAACTGGTCACCTTGATATAAAAATTGGAACACTGTGATGGTTTGCTTGCTTTTTCCTCCATAACCTCTtcatatatattgatatatattcTCTTTTTTCTTGCCCCAAAGCTTCATGCATCATTAAAGACAATCTGAGTCTACGGCTGATGCTAATTTAATTAGTAACGCAGCCCAGTGTAGACTGACAGAGTTCACACCTATCGACTGTACGCTGATTTCTGCAGTGCAAGCTGCAACCGCCCAATGAAGAGATAGCAGATCACCTAACAAACACAAATTCTTCCTTTCACATGACTGAAAGTCAAAATTGTCACATTTTACTTATGTAGATTTCagttaaatgcattttttctgtcattttaatgaGATGAAATCAGtgtcacaaataaatgaacatatACTAAATTTGCTTTTATCACTTAAGTCAGCAGACCTCTACTATTTACACTGTATTAACACGACCCTCCCAGCTATGTGCCCATTTGTGTGCCCATCAGTTTGGACTGTTAATGTTgcaccacacaaacactgtgacATGGTTTAACATAATGTCATTGCTAATAAAGTGTcctaaaaacagaacaaaaatataagAACACAGGATAATGTGACAAAAGCCTTACTGAGGAAattcaagaaagaaagaaggaacaCATCTTTGTAATAGCACCGTGTAAACACAAGAGGGTGCTGTTACacaggtcttttttttctctccacacacTGAACATCCCCAGATGATCTTTGTGGAATGATTTATAGCCACAGTATTCAAAACCACACATATCAGAGCTACAGTCTGCTGATGGCATGAATTCAAATGGCCTCATTTTCATCTAAATGTGCCCCTCGCTGACTGTTTCCTGCTTCAGCTGCAGTGTAATAACTAATAAGTAATAACTTCGGCTGTGTCAGAGGAGTGCGAGGTGGTGTTAATTATGTCATGTTTCTTCAAAACTAAAattggaaagaaagaaagaaagaaagaaagaaagaaagaaagaaagaaagaaagaaagaaagaaactctAAATCTTGGATACATTGTTGGAGTTCATCTCACAacaattaatataatattatattagaGTCTGCAacacttaaagggacagtccagCCCAAAATCAAATACACACTCTTACCTGTGTTGCtactgttttggtgtgagttgccgagttttggagatatcgcTCGTAGAgctgtctgccttctcttgaatttCTCTTGAATTTGTGGTTCTCCAGGTGCCTCTTGCCAGAAATCATGAGTCAGTTACtcaggataatccacagactttgctgtgagcagtttcatgtaggaactatgGATTAATTTAATTGATAGTCGGCTGCTTAAACAATCAATTATcggttaatcattaataaaattCATGTTGGATGTTATCTCATaggaaaactgttttaaccactgtCGTGATCTCTATTTGATGCAAAATCAGAGTAGGCTACATTAGCAGCTAAAAGAACCGATAAAGTAACACAAAGTTACttgaataacacaaaataatgactcattTCATGTCGCTATTCAACAACTGGCTTGATAAAAAGGCTCCTCAATGGCTAAAATGTAGtaatatcagtttgtatagaatgtttctttgtatttttttagttACAAATGACTTTTACGGAAATCAAACAAACcagtattttaatatatttgataagcaattattttcaatttgtaTCAAGATGCTTTTTGAAGCATCTGTGCCCATCTCTGATTGTTGATTAAGACATTCTTAATCGGTTAATTCTTAATTAgtcattaatcattaacatccctagtagtaactgttttctttctaatGAATGATGCCCACCAACCGTACAGCGCGGGATGAAAACATTAATGGTGTATAaaaaaatagttcctacatgaaactgctcaaaACATGGTCTATCGATTATCTTGAGTCACCGAGTCATGAccatgagagagagacatcgctgttgagtttttcaaatctatttatttatcggcgttttgagcaccacaagccgagtgccatctagttccactTTATTTGAGGGTTGATGTCTCTGCAGcggatatctccaaaactctgcaacctACATCCAGGTGGATAAATAAAACTACAGGCaagacaaaaaatatgtatttttaattctggggtgaactgtccctttaaaagaaaaaccctttttctAACAAATGTTGTTATTAGCTGTAACAAACATGGTGATTGTCTACCACTCCCGCCTGGTCTTAGGCCTCTGATCAGGTAAAGGGGGCTTCATGCCCCTAAAATAACCCCACCCACTCATCGCTCTGTCTCAGTGGggatctgtctctctctcagatgCTATTTtcactcctctctttcttcttcagttttCACCCTGCTTCATCTCCTCATCCCTTTGATCCCTTCACCCACCACTTTTCTCCCTCATtattccttcacacacacttctctcatCTGCGGGCGCTTCTCGTGCTCCTGAGTCGTGGGGCCATCACTCGCTCCTTGGCTAACACAGACGGCAGGGCTTGCAATGTGGTGATGGCGGTTTTGGTCCAGTAGTCCACCTCTTTGTAGATCCGGTAAACCCAAAGCTTCAGCTCAAACAGAACAGTCGGACCGTCTATCTGCCAATAAGAAGGGGAGAGATCGCCAAGCTCGGCCTTAATTTCTATCCAGATcttttcaccatcatcacaaCACATCTGTCCACATCTGCACCTACCTCCAATCCGTCCAAGCTGGGAGTCGGGACGGCCGTGCCATCAACAGCTTTGAGGAGTTCTCCTGTGTTGATTAAGAGAAGTGATAATCTGTCCTTCACCTTCTTCCTCTGGGTCTCATAATCAGCCTTCCTCCCATCGCCCAGCTCCGCTTCCTCTTTGTTGATGGCTCTCTCCAGCAGGCTGCGGCACTGTAGCAGAGCCGAGTGGAGACGCCACAGCTTGTCCCTGGTGTCCAGctgggaggaaggaggagggacgGACACCAGACGACCGTCAGCCACAGAAAAATCTGCAGAGAaactttccctctttttcttgaggaaggaagagagaaaacaaagagggtGATAACTGAGAACAGAAGTGCATTAATAAAGGGAAAGGAAGGGGAGGAGCGGTTGGAAAGTGAAGTGCCTAAGTGGGTGATTGAGGAATGCTTTCTATCACATACTAACCACACTGGTGTCAGAAATTTGGCACCATACTGAAGATGATTGTCTAAGAGGCAACAGGGATTTTCTCCCAATGTGATAGGAATTTCTTCAGGCTCATTCACAATGCTTCAAAGAATAAAATATGGCCCGCACAACAGAGGAAACGGTCTTCCTTTGAGAAGGGAATTTGTGTTAAGCCCAATTCCAGGAAGGATTTATTAAGTCAACAAGTGAAAGGTTAAAATGAGCCggttaaaataacacaacagcTCCACAGCAGCAATGGAAAAAAGGTGCAGGACATACGATACCATGCAGTGATTAATACGGTGTGATATGACAGGACTTTTCTGTAGATGTCATTTAACGACATATgagaaatatgaagctacaaccagcaggttattagcttagcttagcataaggtCTGGAGGATGTGAGGAAACAGTGAGACTGGTAaccacaaactgacatttttacacTCCACAGGAGTTTTGTATGgataaaataaagtatatacAACTAGGGATGGGCGATCTGACAGTTTTAGATCGTGGTCGATCTTGGAGGCATCCACAATATACTCTTGAGGCCAATTGGAGAGATCATTGTgtcctctttcttctgtttctaaACTTCACATAATCTCAATGACTAGTAGATCTGTGCAACAAATCAACAGAGTGATGCAGCCAACTACATGGCTATGCTGATTGGACAAAATTCTTCATGGCTCAGCCTTGGGTGATGTCTTGAATTTAATGCAACGCGAGTTATATGGCAGGAAAAGgtgcaatattgtgttttaatgggcCAAATAGAGAAATTAAATGGGTATTTCAAGTCTTTCTATAGTCTACAGGGCATttcaaaacctaaaaaaaaaaagtaatttagaTCCACGATCGCAATTCAatagattgtttttattttttcaaacgtTTTGATTAGCTTCAGAGGTGCACagagccagactagctgtttccagtcttgatgctaagctaaccggctgctaaAGGTGGCAAATTTACTCAGTGAGCAAGCAAATAGGCTTATTTCCCAAAAGAGTctaacttttcctttaacattaATATAAAATCAATACTGTCTGTGAGTgatatgcaaataaaaataacactgtttgaagctagaaaggtggcggggtccgccacatataaacaaaggtcctttaaggtcagtttgtttattcagccatttAAACGAagagagcttgtttatttagtttatgcATTAagaaatcagccaatgaaggtttttcttttttcttccccaaaactacattgtgcacctttaagttatcTGCTGAAAgttcctatttatttatttattttgcagtgtATCGCACAAAATGTGGCACTGTCAGTTCTTACAACATCCTGCAgtcctaatttttttttcacagatattGCGGTCGGAATGAGGAACGATCTTAGCGGGAAAGGTAATTATTGCATTTcttttcactgaaaagaaagtctaaaaatgatgaagtgctttgagttGGGCTCTTTACCAAACGTAAACCAAATGTTCCTTGTTGTTCATTATGTTGACGGGTCACTTCACCGGCATGACTGTAGCTGGCATCAGCTTTAGTGCTTGAGTGAGTTGTGAATCCCGGAGGCCTCCTAGTGAAATGTTTCTGAGGCGTTAATGTTGAACCCTGCGTGCAAGTTAGTAGCAGTATGACGAAGTGTCCGAATGTGACCTGTGTGTTCTGTATGAGAGTCAGGGGGTCAGTTAATGTTTACTGCTCGGGCGGCAAAGGAAGTGGATACTGCAGGAAGCGATACTGCAGCCAGAGACAATATTCTCATGGATTGTTTTGAGTTATGGTGAGAGGTATTAAATGGATGttgaaaatggagaaaaaaacaacaacactgccTGAGAAATACGCAATCTGCATTGGATTCCAGAGACAATTCCTCCCAGccgaggagagaaaacacaggggATGCAAACGCACATAAATTTCTGTATGACAGGCTAAGACATATCCAGTCACTTCATGGTGCGTTCACTGGTATGCTCACCGGTACTCTATAGCTTTAGGGGCTGCAGCGGTATTTCCTAACAGGAAACTATGCAGTGTGTGAACTATgtaagagaggagaaaaatattGAAGGAGACATGAAGGATAAGGGTCAAATCCTGGGATCCAAGTGGATGAAGCTGTGTGCCAGACCGCTCCCTCGCTCTTGGCGAAGCACACATGAAAGGAAGGATGAGGCAGATAACTGGCAGGAAACCAACAAGTTTTAATAACCGGTAACGCTCACACCTATGGGCAAAGAGCTTGTAGAAAAGAGACGAGGGCTTCGTGCCCAGGCACTGATGAGCCTGTGCCAGAAAAACGCCCACCTCCGTCATTCCAgagagttcacacacacacacagacacacacagacacacacacacgttgcaTTCTTACCCCCTGCTGTGCTAGACAtaatttctttctgtttcagacacacacaccctcttaTCTTGCTCTTGCACGCATCCCTTTCTTGgttctttcttgttctttctcaCGCACAAGTATtgctttcaaacacacacagtcacatttaaGTGCACACAAAGTTACAGGCATGTGtgcacagaggacacacacacagagagagagagagaggaaaaagagagaatctattaattttccatttaaccTTGGCCtatttctttccctccctctctcacacacacacacacacacacacacacacacacacacacacacacacacacacacacacacttctctctccACTTCTGGACTCACACTGGGACCTGCTGGCAGGTTGTAACCAGTGGAAAACAAGCCCTCTCCTCTACTCACATAAAGTTCCAGTAAGATGGAGCACTCATAGCGCAGCTGCTCGGCTATAGCAGCAGCCCGGGCCGCGGTGGTCCTGCTCACATCCGACCCGATCATGCGTCTGGTCCGCCTCGCTGCCATTTAACCCCGCAGTCAGCTGCCTCTGCCGGGAAGACACACGCTGGAGCAGGAGAGCTGCAACAGGCAGCAGGCAACAGGCCGGCCCCCTAATATATGCGGCCGTGGTTACGCCTGCCTCATCCCGACACGGCTCACGGCTCCTTCAGCCTGCCCTCCAGTCCTCCCTTCCTGTGCTCAAACTAATTAGAGCCGCGGAGCTTCTCGTCTCTTAGGTTTCGGTAAAACGAGTTTCCCGGTTTGTCCGACCTTGTCTGCTCACTGTCGCTTATGTTACAGACAGAGTTTGCGGCCAACTCTCCGCCCTTTCCCCCGGGAACCTGATGCCAGGCAGGAGGAATTTAACGGGACCAGCGGGggcggaggaagaggaggaggaggagaggagaggaggaggaggtgaggaggagaggagagctcaTTCACTTATTCATGAGGAGCTTATCGGATTTACTGGTAGTGACAAAAGTAAAGTGTGTCTAAATTTAAGTAGGATGCTATCTGGGCCATTTCAGTCTGTCAGTAGGGTTTGAGTTGACTCACTATTCCAATGAAGATctaattatgagacaaaaagacattaatgacataaaaagtaataattattacatttctcataattatcataattatgAGGTTAATAACTCGAaattatgaaattaaaaaatcgaaagtatgaaataaaaagtcaaaattgtgacaTAAAAAggcatttatgaaataaaaagttataattatgacgaaaaaaaacatttatgacataaaaagtcaaaattattaaataaaaagtcaaaattattaaataaaaagtcaaaattataagACAAAAAGACATATTTCGGacataaaaagtaataattattacatttctcaTAATTCTCATAATTATGAGGTTAATAACTcgaaattattaaattaaaaaatcgAAAGTATGaagtaaaaagtcaaaattgtgacaTAAAAAggcatttatgaaataaaaagttataattatgatgaaaaaaacatatttatgacataaaaagtcaaaattattaaataaaaagtcaaaattatgagacaaaaagacatatttctgacataaaaaataataatgatgaaaaaaacatttccgaCAAGTCATTTTAATGAGATAAGTCGAAATTATGaaataacatttcaaaataatgaaataaaaagtcaaaattgtgacataaaaagtcaaaattgtgacataaaaagtcaaaattgtgacataaaaagtcatttatgacataaaaagtcataattataagacaaaatacatattaatgagataaaaagtcaaacttatgaaataaaaagtcaaaataatgaaataaatagtaaaaattgtgacattaaaaagtcatttatgacataaaaagtcataattatgagggGAGGAAAAgccaaaattatgaaataaaaagacattgaTGGGATAAAAGTCATGAATATGATCAAACTGACTTACTgtgggaatattttttcaccaagtacattttttatataccggtacttttttttttctttaactggtggAAATGGGCTTTCAGTCTTTAGGGATAAATACTCTGGTGATGGAAACAATTAAGTACGCTTAtacttactcaagtactgtagcCTACTTGCACAGTTTTGAAGTACTTCTACTTGTGTtgaaaaagtacccaaaagttaTAGTAGCttcaaagtaaagatatcgtaTTAGACATTACGTGTACTAGTACTGGTAAATGATATTACATATAGCCTACTTAAGTGTACAAATAATTGCTCATCATGGGCCCTCCTGTAGGAGCCATTTTTACTTGTCATAGCAGATAAGCAACAGGTGTAACCACTGATATTTAAGGTGGGTTTGTTCCATTTAGACTGCCAGGAAGCCATGTCAGCAAGCCAACGTGCACAATGCCAGAGCCcgtcacaaacacagaaatggaAAACAGCTGCCATCAGTGTTGGGTCTAAGTTACACCagcatgtgtttgtctctggataaatatccacacacacacacacacacacacacacacacacacaaacctgaaataacaaataataaagatattctaatatatattaatatattctTATACTCCCGTTTTAGGGACTGATATGGTGGGCAAAGATGTGGTTGCGTCTTTGATAATAagacaccacaaacacaaacactggacCACAGGGCTGCATGTGGTCTGTGGGTTGGTGATGATTTAGGGGTGTAGTACCACCCCTGTGCTGCAGGTGTCAGTGCAGGCGGGTACAATGTAAACATCACGGCGCAGCGGCTAAATGACAGCAGCTAACGTCGGTGGAAATCCTGGATGTTTCTTTCAAAGAGGCAATGGGAATCACTAAATAGTTCccctcctgtgttgtgttaGTACATATTTCCATTTACTTTAAGATTATAGCAATCCAACAGCAGTATTAGTATCACTGCGCTTCTGTTAAGAgaccaagctaactagctagctagctagcttagcttcaGCGGAGGCATGAACTCTCTGGTCGGCTACGGAGTCTCGTCGGAGTCTGACAGCGATGGAGATGTGGAGGATGTAAACAACGGTGGAGATAGGTAAATATTAATTCACAAAAACATGCATCACAAGCCACAGATAGTCGGATGATTTtaaattttgattttaaaataacttacaCAGACTGTTAACCCCCTTTTCGTCTCTCTCTGCAACTTCTCCAGTTCTGTTAAGGAGGTGAGTGACGAGACTGCAGCTGTCAAAAGGACCCGCAACTTCTTGCTGGAGACTGGTTCAGCTTCCAGTGAATCAGAACCAGAGGAAGATGACCCAGAGCCCTCCTCATCACCACCACATCCCCAAACACCAGCATCCTCTGCAGCCTGCCAGTCCACCCTGCCGTCTCCTTCCCTGGGCTTCCTCAACCCCAATAAACTACCTCCTCCTTCTCTAAACACCTGCTCTGACAGCAGTGTGTTTGCCAACCCCTTCAAGGCTCAGGCAGACCAGAAGCTCAGCGCCTTGCAGAAACACGTCCCCCTCACACTGCAGGCCAAACCCTCCCAGATAGGGGGTAAAAGGATGTGTGTGTCATACAGGAAGGATGGAAGGTGCAGGTTTGGGATCAAGTGCAAGTTTGCTCATGACAGTGACCTCCAGACCCCGGTCACTCCCACTGACTGTTATTCAGCTGTGAGTGAAGACGTGTCAGATCCAGATGAGTCCCATGCAGGTGGCTCATGTGTGGGAGGATCCCAGAACCTCCAGCAGGAGACGAAAGAGGAAGAGTCAGGAGGGCAGcaagtgaagaagaggagggtcGGACTGAGTAACACCTTAATTCCCCCTAAACGAGCTATGAAGCAGTTTACCATGCAAAGGGACAGAGAGCGCATCAATATGTCCTGATGGGTTTTACTGTGGTGTCATTAAGCAATAGTAGTGGGAAGAAATGTCTTCtctaagtgtgtgtatgttgtagAAATTGTGCACTGTCCTCTGTAGGAACAATTGATAACTCAGGCGTACAGTTATACTTTTATTCCCCACAAACACGAGAACAATTTCTGGCTCTTGcttaaagacattttaacatgtgGACAGAAGGAGCTAGGGATTGATATTAAGGGTTGACCCTGTCTACCAGCTACACTCCAGccacactcacagactttgGCACACGCTCCAGGAAAGTCTGCGAGGGTTTAGGGCTGTCGCCAAGCGCACAAAGGCTCCCTCATGGACATTTGGAAACTTTTATGGCCACTTCCTGTAAGTCTGCATTTCTACATACTTTGTCTAAGGGGATCGCTCACAGT containing:
- the LOC140996366 gene encoding uncharacterized protein; this translates as MNSLVGYGVSSESDSDGDVEDVNNGGDSSVKEVSDETAAVKRTRNFLLETGSASSESEPEEDDPEPSSSPPHPQTPASSAACQSTLPSPSLGFLNPNKLPPPSLNTCSDSSVFANPFKAQADQKLSALQKHVPLTLQAKPSQIGGKRMCVSYRKDGRCRFGIKCKFAHDSDLQTPVTPTDCYSAVSEDVSDPDESHAGGSCVGGSQNLQQETKEEESGGQQVKKRRVGLSNTLIPPKRAMKQFTMQRDRERINMS
- the cntf gene encoding ciliary neurotrophic factor, producing the protein MAARRTRRMIGSDVSRTTAARAAAIAEQLRYECSILLELYKKRESFSADFSVADGRLVSVPPPSSQLDTRDKLWRLHSALLQCRSLLERAINKEEAELGDGRKADYETQRKKVKDRLSLLLINTGELLKAVDGTAVPTPSLDGLEIDGPTVLFELKLWVYRIYKEVDYWTKTAITTLQALPSVLAKERVMAPRLRSTRSARR